One region of Immundisolibacter sp. genomic DNA includes:
- a CDS encoding indolepyruvate oxidoreductase subunit beta family protein, with protein sequence MPQKKRATRILIGTVGGQGGGVLSDWMVKGLINAGWQAQSIGLLGLSQRAGSVIYYVEARPHGDKPPILSAYAVPGDVDLLLSQEFLELGRLLQGGFAHPDCTIIANTYRYYGTLEKTPAEGGIYPSGVIRKAAETLSSDSYLFHAQEVVAQAGLSLLSSNAVLLGAVVASKVFDLPAEPFHRAIEEAEVGVADNLKAFDLGYRMMRDGTLPRALFKESEVLDWQQLAQQREQALPQRRRSDYRRLLDQARSAVPPLSRIFAEACYRLLDFQDAAYVRDYIARVQEVHAAETAKSGADSSIVTAAYAQHLANWMSYEDAQRVAQLKLRPERFAKMRQDHNVRGEDPFWVDDFLAPDPPQIYGMLPAPIGRWIRERGRRWRADFDHIAMPMRVRINRPWGYLTMSLVAAMRHLRRRSLRHHEELILLQRWRDAVLHWLGRDATLGRLAADAGRVVKGYGRVRDKALDDLWMFIDQGLPLLEQLAAAGGDAAAVGDEALKLLASEAGKGAACLYLLRDRLAAALPASSAAA encoded by the coding sequence ATGCCCCAGAAAAAACGCGCCACGCGCATCCTCATCGGCACCGTCGGCGGCCAGGGCGGCGGCGTCCTCAGCGACTGGATGGTCAAGGGCCTGATCAACGCCGGCTGGCAGGCGCAGAGCATCGGCCTGCTCGGCCTGTCGCAGCGGGCAGGTTCGGTCATTTACTACGTCGAGGCGCGACCCCACGGCGACAAGCCACCGATCCTGTCCGCCTACGCCGTGCCGGGCGACGTGGACCTGCTGCTGAGCCAGGAATTCCTGGAACTGGGCCGGCTGCTGCAGGGCGGTTTCGCGCACCCGGACTGCACCATCATCGCCAACACCTACCGCTACTACGGCACGCTGGAAAAAACCCCGGCCGAGGGCGGCATCTACCCGTCCGGCGTCATCCGCAAGGCGGCCGAGACGCTGTCCAGCGACAGTTACCTGTTCCATGCCCAGGAAGTGGTGGCACAGGCCGGCCTGTCACTGCTGTCGAGCAATGCCGTGCTGCTGGGCGCCGTGGTGGCGAGCAAGGTGTTCGACCTGCCGGCGGAACCCTTCCACCGCGCCATCGAGGAGGCCGAAGTCGGCGTCGCCGACAACCTCAAGGCCTTTGACCTGGGCTACCGGATGATGCGGGACGGCACCCTGCCGCGCGCCCTGTTCAAGGAAAGCGAGGTGCTGGACTGGCAGCAGCTGGCGCAGCAGCGCGAACAGGCCCTGCCGCAACGCCGGCGCAGCGACTACCGCAGACTGCTGGATCAGGCGCGCAGCGCCGTGCCGCCGCTGTCGCGCATTTTTGCCGAGGCCTGCTACCGCCTGCTGGACTTCCAGGACGCCGCCTACGTGCGCGACTACATCGCCCGCGTGCAGGAAGTCCACGCCGCCGAGACCGCCAAATCAGGCGCCGACAGCTCAATCGTTACCGCAGCTTACGCACAGCACCTGGCCAACTGGATGAGCTACGAGGACGCCCAGCGCGTGGCCCAGCTGAAGCTGCGTCCGGAGCGTTTCGCCAAGATGCGCCAGGACCACAACGTGCGCGGCGAAGACCCGTTCTGGGTCGACGATTTCCTGGCCCCGGACCCGCCGCAGATCTACGGCATGCTGCCGGCGCCGATCGGCCGCTGGATACGCGAGCGCGGCCGGCGTTGGCGCGCGGACTTCGACCACATCGCCATGCCCATGCGCGTGCGCATCAACCGGCCCTGGGGCTATCTGACCATGTCCCTGGTCGCGGCCATGCGCCATCTGCGCCGCCGCTCCCTGCGCCATCACGAGGAACTGATCCTGCTGCAACGCTGGCGCGACGCCGTGCTGCACTGGCTGGGGCGCGATGCGACGCTCGGGCGGCTGGCCGCCGATGCCGGCCGCGTGGTCAAGGGCTACGGCCGCGTGCGCGACAAGGCGCTGGATGATCTTTGGATGTTCATCGACCAGGGCCTGCCGCTGCTCGAACAGCTAGCCGCCGCCGGCGGTGACGCCGCAGCCGTGGGCGACGAGGCCCTGAAACTGCTGGCGAGCGAAGCCGGCAAGGGCGCCGCCTGCCTGTACCTGCTGCGCGATCGCCTGGCCGCGGCGCTGCCGGCATCCAGCGCCGCGGCCTAG
- a CDS encoding VOC family protein — MAVSRFSYASINVMDVEAAARHYVHVVGLRETDRDAQGRVYLQAADTQDHHCVILNPAKTAGVEHLGFKVSDPADLDEAAAAVTAYGLPVTRVPAGAVKGQGEGVRFPLPSGQHMVLYYHADKVGYLTGMENPNPVSAHSTPGGRVTHLDHTLISAQNPGDNVKFLTEVLDFSLTEKVVDPAGNTLAAFLTCGHTMHDLAIGPGPDNHFHHMAFGMDSRTEVIHGVDLLKEKAVPALEYGITRHGIAGVTTIYFHDPSGNRNEFYNGAYLAPGAPGWVPPIVWQAEHFPRGAFYYENAVPEAFFAEVT; from the coding sequence ATGGCCGTCAGCCGATTCTCATACGCAAGCATCAACGTCATGGACGTGGAGGCCGCCGCGCGGCACTACGTCCACGTGGTGGGCCTGCGTGAAACCGACCGCGATGCGCAAGGCCGCGTCTACCTGCAAGCCGCCGACACCCAGGACCACCACTGCGTGATCCTGAATCCGGCAAAAACCGCCGGGGTCGAGCACCTGGGCTTCAAGGTCAGCGATCCGGCCGACCTGGACGAAGCCGCCGCCGCCGTGACCGCGTATGGTTTGCCCGTAACGCGGGTACCCGCCGGTGCGGTCAAGGGCCAGGGCGAGGGCGTGCGCTTTCCGCTGCCGTCCGGGCAGCACATGGTGCTCTATTACCACGCCGATAAAGTGGGCTACCTCACCGGCATGGAGAACCCCAATCCGGTGTCCGCACACAGCACCCCCGGCGGGCGGGTGACGCATCTGGATCACACCCTGATCTCGGCCCAGAATCCGGGCGACAACGTCAAGTTTCTGACCGAAGTGCTTGATTTCTCGTTGACAGAGAAAGTCGTCGATCCGGCCGGCAACACGCTCGCCGCGTTCCTGACCTGCGGCCACACCATGCACGACCTGGCCATCGGCCCCGGCCCGGACAACCACTTCCACCACATGGCCTTCGGCATGGACAGCCGCACCGAGGTCATCCACGGCGTGGACCTGCTGAAGGAAAAAGCCGTCCCGGCGCTCGAATACGGAATCACCCGGCACGGCATCGCCGGCGTCACCACCATCTATTTCCACGATCCGTCCGGCAACCGCAACGAGTTCTACAACGGGGCCTATCTGGCCCCCGGCGCGCCCGGCTGGGTGCCGCCCATCGTCTGGCAGGCGGAGCATTTCCCGCGCGGCGCGTTCTATTACGAGAACGCCGTGCCGGAGGCTTTTTTTGCAGAAGTCACCTGA
- a CDS encoding 2Fe-2S iron-sulfur cluster-binding protein, whose product MQVTLRHAGQSEISFACEADDTVLVAARRAGVTLHVACEQGGCGACRARLLQGAVHYPLPASSRWLDEGSGSEDYTLLCRAVPISPLVVETAHPWRQRDRAPLSRILGG is encoded by the coding sequence ATGCAGGTCACCTTGCGTCACGCCGGCCAGTCCGAAATCAGCTTTGCCTGCGAAGCGGACGACACGGTGCTGGTCGCCGCCCGCCGGGCCGGCGTGACGCTGCACGTGGCCTGCGAACAGGGCGGCTGCGGTGCCTGCCGGGCGCGCCTGCTGCAAGGCGCGGTGCACTATCCCCTGCCCGCCTCGTCGCGCTGGCTGGACGAAGGCTCCGGCAGCGAGGACTACACCCTGCTGTGCCGAGCCGTCCCGATCAGCCCGCTGGTGGTCGAAACCGCCCATCCGTGGCGACAGCGCGACAGGGCGCCGCTGTCGCGCATCCTGGGCGGATAA
- a CDS encoding VOC family protein: MALKHGGIIRIAYVRLALNDSRLRQAQFFYCESLGLVETYRQPDRLYLRCWHEAFPYSLVLDEAPENRLVEIGFQVRDSKDMKQLENNVIRAGVEVAHHPAGVLSGMGESITFAVPGGPTLRLFADLPQIGYMTGFDSPDWVTPRPLRGTPAPFFLNHAGITVADPQAAVDFLTQALGFVISERIDSDDGRRLLSALLFRMQKEAGGQELAIFPGPAGRLHHIAFTKEDPNDILIDGQYLREAGVNIDIYGPTRQSYGKTFSLHFHDPFGVRLELCAGGRITEVHPEFEAVRWTESQLGKALSYFDRDLQAAFLQPSL, from the coding sequence ATGGCCCTGAAACACGGCGGCATCATCCGCATCGCCTATGTGCGCCTGGCGCTGAACGACTCGCGCCTGCGTCAGGCGCAGTTCTTCTACTGTGAATCCCTGGGCCTGGTCGAAACCTACCGTCAGCCGGACCGCCTCTACCTGCGCTGCTGGCACGAGGCTTTCCCCTACTCCCTGGTGCTGGACGAGGCGCCCGAGAATCGCCTGGTCGAAATCGGCTTCCAGGTGCGGGATTCTAAGGACATGAAACAGCTTGAAAACAATGTGATAAGGGCCGGAGTGGAAGTCGCTCATCATCCAGCCGGAGTTCTGTCCGGCATGGGCGAATCCATCACCTTCGCCGTCCCCGGTGGCCCCACGCTGCGCCTGTTTGCCGACCTGCCGCAGATCGGTTACATGACCGGCTTCGACTCACCCGACTGGGTCACGCCGCGGCCCCTGCGCGGCACCCCGGCGCCGTTTTTCCTGAACCACGCCGGCATCACCGTGGCGGACCCGCAGGCGGCGGTGGACTTCCTGACCCAGGCGCTCGGCTTCGTGATCTCCGAGCGCATCGACAGCGACGACGGCCGGCGGCTGCTGTCGGCGCTGCTGTTTCGCATGCAGAAGGAAGCCGGCGGCCAGGAGCTGGCCATCTTCCCCGGCCCGGCCGGGCGCCTGCACCACATCGCCTTTACCAAGGAAGACCCGAACGACATCCTGATCGATGGCCAGTACCTGCGCGAGGCCGGCGTGAACATCGACATCTACGGCCCGACCCGCCAGTCCTACGGCAAGACCTTCTCGCTGCACTTCCACGATCCGTTCGGCGTGCGTCTGGAGCTGTGCGCCGGCGGGCGCATCACCGAAGTTCACCCGGAATTCGAGGCCGTGCGCTGGACCGAGTCGCAACTGGGCAAGGCGCTGTCGTACTTCGATCGGGACCTGCAGGCGGCATTCCTGCAGCCGTCGCTGTAA
- the nifA gene encoding nif-specific transcriptional activator NifA produces the protein MSTAALVDSPRQQGTELLAIYEISKILSSSLDLKRTLRGVLNLLASYMRMQRGTVSLLDAGDELRAIGAADLSEEAVLRAHYRIGEGITGRILQTGSPCVVPDIAREPLFLNRTGARDLAAGQVIAFIGVPIKVGRDTVGVLTVDRDVTDEPANFERDVRFLTMVANLIGQTARLHSNVAAERAELLQEKSRLQKELHAKYRLDNVIGASKGMQEVFAEVHQVAAGRATVLLRGESGTGKEVIARAIHFLSPRKEGPFVRVNCAALSENLLESELFGHEKGAFTGAHADRKGRFELADGGTLFLDEIGEVSPGFQTKLLRVLQEREFERVGGSRPIKVDVRLICATNRNLEEAVGKGTFREDLYFRINVVTVFLPPLRERREDIPPLVEHFLSRYNEESHRAITLSPEALQIMLECNWPGNVRELENCVERCATMTRGDTIRATDMPCQHGKCFSLVLQGYTTTQRESVVLPPVARARLPSPVATPGAAVAPATASGDAPPDDEHERLVWAMQQCGWVQAKAARLLGITPRQIGYALRKYNVQVRRF, from the coding sequence ATGTCCACAGCGGCGCTGGTCGACAGCCCCAGACAGCAGGGCACCGAACTGCTCGCGATCTACGAAATCAGCAAGATCCTGAGTTCGTCCCTGGACCTGAAGCGCACGCTGCGCGGCGTGCTGAACCTGCTGGCCTCCTACATGCGGATGCAGCGCGGCACGGTGAGCCTGCTCGACGCCGGCGACGAGCTGCGCGCCATCGGCGCCGCCGACCTGTCCGAAGAGGCGGTGCTGCGCGCGCACTACCGCATCGGCGAGGGCATCACCGGGCGCATCCTGCAAACCGGCTCGCCGTGCGTGGTGCCGGACATCGCCCGGGAACCGCTGTTCCTGAACCGCACCGGCGCCCGCGACCTGGCCGCCGGGCAGGTGATCGCCTTCATCGGCGTGCCGATCAAGGTCGGCCGCGACACGGTCGGCGTGCTCACGGTCGACCGCGACGTGACCGACGAGCCGGCCAATTTCGAGCGCGACGTGCGCTTCCTGACCATGGTGGCGAACCTCATCGGCCAGACCGCGCGCCTGCACAGCAACGTGGCCGCCGAGCGGGCCGAGCTGCTGCAGGAAAAAAGCCGCCTGCAGAAGGAACTGCACGCCAAGTACCGGCTCGACAACGTCATCGGCGCCAGCAAGGGCATGCAGGAAGTGTTCGCCGAGGTGCACCAGGTGGCGGCCGGGCGGGCCACCGTGCTGCTGCGCGGCGAATCCGGTACGGGCAAGGAAGTGATCGCCCGCGCCATTCATTTCCTGAGCCCGCGCAAGGAAGGGCCGTTCGTGCGCGTCAACTGCGCCGCGCTGTCCGAGAACCTGCTCGAATCGGAACTGTTCGGCCACGAGAAGGGCGCCTTCACCGGCGCCCACGCCGACCGCAAGGGCCGCTTCGAGCTGGCCGACGGCGGCACGCTGTTCCTGGACGAGATCGGCGAGGTGTCGCCGGGCTTCCAGACCAAGCTGCTGCGCGTGCTGCAGGAGCGCGAGTTCGAGCGCGTCGGCGGCAGCCGACCGATCAAGGTCGACGTGCGCCTGATCTGCGCCACCAACCGCAACCTGGAAGAAGCCGTCGGCAAGGGCACCTTTCGCGAGGACCTGTATTTCCGCATCAACGTGGTGACGGTGTTCCTGCCGCCGCTGCGCGAGCGGCGCGAGGACATCCCGCCGCTGGTCGAGCACTTCCTGTCCCGCTACAACGAGGAAAGCCACCGCGCCATCACGCTCAGCCCCGAGGCGCTGCAGATCATGCTGGAATGCAACTGGCCGGGTAACGTGCGGGAACTGGAAAACTGCGTCGAGCGCTGCGCCACCATGACCCGCGGCGATACGATCCGCGCCACCGACATGCCCTGCCAGCACGGCAAGTGCTTCTCGCTGGTGCTGCAGGGCTACACCACGACCCAGCGGGAGTCGGTGGTATTGCCGCCGGTCGCGCGTGCGCGCCTGCCCAGTCCTGTTGCAACTCCCGGCGCAGCGGTAGCCCCGGCCACCGCATCCGGCGACGCGCCACCTGACGACGAACACGAGCGCCTGGTGTGGGCCATGCAGCAATGCGGCTGGGTGCAAGCCAAGGCGGCGCGCCTGCTCGGCATCACGCCGCGCCAGATCGGCTACGCACTGCGCAAATACAACGTGCAGGTACGGCGCTTCTGA